A genomic window from Cryobacterium sp. SO2 includes:
- a CDS encoding HNH endonuclease signature motif containing protein, giving the protein MDEDLAGGSTAAAGDTPGADAPCDWNTSLAGPARVAPAGTPAGGGARRAPGDKRPQWRDPSELPGVQRVLAGAFGEKLKAIDGLARQFQDLMESIDVEGLSDPEVVALTQMVERTGRPVDAARVATATVVGYRSRRFLGTDSLAWRLGCSHANDLLTRLTGASVPEMKRRVALGDKVCPRVLGDRVLEPVFPVVTAALQAGELGVDAAEIIVKGLADYTVHGRFDANQDDVHGCEAALVESATGSVFGRIPGPGDDPDGSDSDAVFTGPVARLGDSDGSVYSVDSLHAMALQWQAFLNPDGAAPNEAVLEAKSTFSFGTLTNGLHPLRGAVTPELKGIMQGVFNTFQSARSAPAFPSAEDQQRIEAGELVPGEVIDERTGGEKRADILRGILTQVAQDPHTPTMGGMPPTVMVHVSATDLLAGVGVGWIDGVEGPISMTTINQMIDNGGYRPIFFGGNGAVLALGDKVRCFTALQRKAITARDGGCVIPGCDCPPQWTEVHHVTSWQDGGPTDVSNGVLLCWYHHHTLSTGGWQIRMVLGMPEVKAPAWLDPSRTWRKLNQHRAHDPRSRRPPHTE; this is encoded by the coding sequence ATGGACGAAGACCTGGCAGGTGGTTCCACAGCAGCAGCGGGAGACACTCCCGGTGCGGATGCGCCGTGTGATTGGAACACGAGCCTTGCCGGCCCGGCCCGGGTTGCGCCGGCTGGCACGCCCGCTGGCGGCGGGGCCCGCCGCGCCCCGGGCGACAAGCGGCCGCAGTGGCGGGACCCGTCCGAGCTGCCTGGAGTGCAGAGGGTGCTGGCCGGGGCGTTCGGCGAGAAGTTGAAGGCCATTGATGGGCTTGCTCGGCAGTTCCAAGACCTGATGGAGTCCATCGACGTGGAGGGTTTGAGCGACCCTGAGGTGGTGGCGCTTACTCAGATGGTGGAGCGCACCGGCCGGCCGGTGGACGCGGCCCGGGTGGCGACGGCGACCGTGGTGGGGTACCGGTCGCGGCGGTTCCTGGGCACCGACTCCCTGGCGTGGAGGTTGGGCTGCTCGCACGCGAACGACCTCCTCACCCGGTTGACGGGCGCGTCGGTGCCGGAGATGAAGCGGCGGGTAGCGCTGGGCGACAAGGTCTGCCCGCGGGTGCTCGGCGACAGGGTGTTGGAGCCAGTGTTCCCGGTGGTCACTGCGGCACTGCAGGCGGGTGAGCTGGGTGTTGATGCGGCGGAGATCATTGTGAAGGGTCTGGCCGACTACACGGTTCATGGCCGGTTTGATGCGAACCAGGATGACGTGCACGGCTGTGAAGCGGCCCTGGTCGAAAGTGCAACCGGGTCGGTGTTCGGCCGCATTCCCGGCCCCGGCGACGACCCGGATGGCAGCGACTCCGACGCGGTGTTCACCGGCCCGGTGGCACGACTGGGCGACTCGGACGGGTCCGTCTACTCCGTCGATTCTCTGCACGCCATGGCCCTGCAGTGGCAAGCGTTCCTCAACCCCGACGGCGCCGCCCCCAACGAAGCAGTCCTCGAAGCGAAGTCGACGTTCTCCTTCGGCACACTCACCAACGGCCTCCACCCCCTGCGCGGCGCGGTGACGCCGGAACTGAAAGGCATCATGCAGGGCGTGTTCAACACCTTCCAGTCCGCCCGCTCCGCCCCCGCGTTCCCCTCCGCGGAGGACCAGCAGCGCATCGAGGCCGGTGAACTCGTGCCCGGTGAGGTCATCGACGAGCGCACCGGCGGGGAAAAGCGCGCCGACATCCTCCGCGGGATCCTCACCCAGGTCGCCCAAGACCCCCACACCCCGACCATGGGCGGCATGCCGCCCACGGTGATGGTTCACGTGAGCGCCACGGACCTCCTCGCCGGGGTCGGGGTGGGGTGGATCGACGGGGTGGAGGGGCCGATCTCGATGACCACGATCAACCAGATGATCGACAACGGCGGGTACCGGCCGATCTTCTTCGGCGGCAACGGCGCCGTCCTCGCCCTCGGCGACAAAGTACGCTGCTTCACAGCGCTGCAGCGCAAGGCCATCACGGCCCGCGATGGTGGCTGCGTCATCCCGGGCTGTGACTGCCCGCCGCAGTGGACCGAAGTCCACCATGTGACGTCCTGGCAGGACGGCGGGCCCACCGATGTCTCCAACGGGGTGCTGCTGTGTTGGTACCACCACCACACCCTCAGCACCGGTGGGTGGCAGATCCGGATGGTTTTGGGCATGCCCGAGGTCAAGGCACCAGCCTGGCTCGACCCGAGCCGCACCTGGCGGAAACTCAACCAGCATCGGGCGCATGACCCGCGGTCGCGGAGACCACCACACACCGAGTGA
- a CDS encoding PPOX class F420-dependent oxidoreductase produces MPDSTAAALAGLADERFVSLTTFRRTGEPVSTPVWIAADGADLIVTTPKESGKVKRLRNDSRVQLRPCSRTGSVRDGAVVVEANAIIVDDDRSRALLTQVFGRKYRAEYRIFLFIERLGRSGSKQRVLLRINTGSTPAG; encoded by the coding sequence ATGCCCGATTCCACCGCTGCTGCCCTCGCGGGCCTCGCCGACGAACGATTCGTCTCTCTCACCACCTTCCGCCGCACGGGCGAACCCGTGTCCACCCCGGTGTGGATCGCCGCCGATGGTGCTGACTTGATCGTCACGACCCCGAAGGAGAGCGGCAAGGTCAAGCGCCTGCGCAACGACTCTCGGGTGCAGCTGCGTCCGTGTTCCCGAACCGGGTCGGTGCGGGATGGCGCCGTCGTGGTGGAAGCGAACGCAATCATCGTCGACGACGATCGGAGTCGTGCCCTGCTCACGCAGGTGTTCGGCAGGAAGTACCGCGCTGAATACCGGATCTTCCTGTTCATCGAACGCCTCGGCCGCTCCGGCTCGAAGCAGCGCGTGCTGCTGCGAATCAACACTGGAAGCACGCCGGCGGGCTGA
- a CDS encoding 2-dehydropantoate 2-reductase — MSEPVIAIVGAGAVGGLIGALLHRAGHEVVAVARPETARAIAAHGLTIHSRHFDDGVEMLTAVTEIPVGANVILATKAFALPAVSGSLARAQPGEVFSLLNGIEHLESLHGNVPGSLVAGASVAVESTRLSPTEIDHRSPFLRLTVPGHAADSAITAAWREAGLDVTVGGTDEEVLWAKLRFLAPMALLTSHWRLPIGAALERDAALTAALLAEVAQVASVDGVPTDAAQLAGSLAGLPPAMRSSLQNDLDTGGPNELDAIGGALLRRARRHGIPAPRLHQLMADLGAR; from the coding sequence ATGTCTGAGCCGGTCATCGCCATCGTGGGGGCCGGCGCCGTCGGCGGTCTGATCGGCGCACTGCTGCACCGTGCCGGTCATGAGGTCGTGGCCGTCGCCAGGCCGGAGACCGCCCGCGCCATCGCCGCGCACGGTCTCACCATCCACAGCCGGCACTTCGACGACGGAGTGGAGATGCTGACGGCGGTGACAGAGATCCCGGTCGGCGCCAATGTCATCCTCGCCACCAAGGCGTTCGCGCTGCCCGCTGTGAGCGGCTCACTCGCGCGTGCGCAGCCCGGTGAGGTGTTCTCCCTGCTGAACGGAATCGAACACCTGGAGTCGCTCCACGGCAACGTGCCTGGATCCCTCGTGGCCGGCGCCTCGGTCGCCGTGGAATCGACGAGGCTCAGCCCCACCGAGATCGACCACCGCAGCCCGTTCCTTAGACTCACCGTGCCAGGCCACGCCGCCGATTCCGCCATCACCGCAGCCTGGCGTGAGGCCGGACTGGACGTGACGGTGGGCGGCACCGACGAGGAGGTGCTCTGGGCCAAACTGCGCTTCCTCGCCCCAATGGCCCTGCTCACCTCGCACTGGCGATTGCCGATCGGCGCCGCCCTCGAACGTGACGCTGCACTGACAGCCGCGCTCCTGGCCGAAGTGGCCCAGGTGGCGAGCGTGGACGGTGTGCCCACGGACGCCGCTCAGCTGGCCGGATCCCTCGCCGGCCTGCCGCCGGCCATGCGCTCGTCGCTGCAGAACGACCTAGACACTGGCGGGCCCAACGAGCTCGACGCGATCGGCGGAGCTCTGTTGCGCAGAGCCCGTCGCCACGGGATCCCCGCGCCTCGACTTCATCAGCTGATGGCGGATCTGGGCGCCCGCTGA
- a CDS encoding alpha/beta hydrolase-fold protein has protein sequence MSAILDISIVGGPLLYVLYGVTAAVLIALSVRRYRSPLVVASLTAVLGGAAVGWMISWLVSDVWDLFGVSLSTTTRLWATGCCAALALVGVIIVAGTRWRRIVAIVAVPLLLLSAAGGVNADFGQFTTVRTALGLPTYDSLAAATASSPDSVTGVVGTVTIPATTSGFPARSALVYLPPAARRANPPDLPVVEMLSGQPGSPADVFTAGHLATILDSYAAGQGGVAPIVVVPDQLGAPDLNPMCVDSDLGNSASYLTVDVPKWIRSHLHVAAGPDSWAIAGFSQGGTCSIQLGAAHPEIYGTVLDISGELAPQNGSVPHTITAGFAGDAAAYAAAAPVAVLGTHAPYANLTVIVAVGGDDTRYLPWAQAVVAAAHTAGANTHLLVSPGTAHDWHTVQYAWTQALPLIAVSTGLPGT, from the coding sequence GTGAGCGCAATTCTGGACATCAGCATCGTCGGTGGTCCGCTTCTGTACGTGCTCTACGGGGTCACAGCAGCCGTTCTGATCGCTCTATCGGTCCGACGGTACCGATCCCCGCTGGTCGTGGCCAGCCTCACCGCCGTTCTCGGCGGCGCCGCTGTCGGCTGGATGATTTCCTGGCTGGTGAGCGACGTCTGGGATCTCTTCGGAGTGTCTTTGAGCACCACCACCAGACTCTGGGCGACCGGCTGCTGCGCTGCTCTCGCCCTTGTCGGTGTCATCATCGTCGCCGGCACTCGCTGGCGCAGGATCGTCGCCATCGTCGCCGTTCCGCTGCTGTTGCTCTCCGCCGCCGGCGGCGTCAACGCCGATTTCGGTCAGTTCACCACCGTCCGCACCGCGCTGGGCCTGCCGACCTACGACTCGCTCGCCGCTGCGACGGCGTCGTCGCCGGATTCCGTGACAGGCGTGGTCGGCACCGTGACGATCCCCGCAACGACATCCGGGTTCCCGGCGCGCTCGGCCCTGGTCTACCTGCCGCCAGCAGCGCGACGGGCCAATCCACCTGACCTGCCGGTGGTGGAGATGTTGTCCGGCCAACCCGGCAGCCCCGCCGACGTCTTCACTGCCGGCCACCTGGCCACGATTCTCGACAGCTACGCGGCTGGGCAAGGCGGTGTCGCCCCCATCGTCGTGGTGCCGGACCAGCTCGGTGCTCCCGACCTCAACCCGATGTGCGTGGACTCGGACCTTGGAAACTCCGCGAGCTACCTCACCGTCGACGTACCGAAGTGGATCAGGTCCCACCTTCACGTCGCCGCCGGTCCCGACAGCTGGGCCATCGCCGGGTTCTCCCAGGGTGGAACGTGCTCGATCCAGCTCGGTGCCGCACACCCCGAGATCTATGGCACCGTGCTCGATATCTCGGGAGAACTCGCCCCCCAGAACGGAAGCGTCCCCCACACCATCACGGCGGGCTTCGCCGGTGACGCCGCGGCCTACGCGGCCGCGGCTCCCGTCGCCGTACTCGGCACGCACGCACCGTACGCGAACCTCACCGTCATCGTGGCCGTCGGCGGCGACGACACCAGGTACCTGCCCTGGGCTCAAGCCGTGGTTGCGGCCGCCCACACAGCGGGGGCGAACACCCACCTCCTCGTCTCTCCTGGCACCGCCCACGACTGGCACACTGTGCAGTACGCCTGGACCCAGGCCCTCCCGCTGATCGCGGTCAGCACCGGATTGCCGGGCACCTGA
- a CDS encoding DUF2156 domain-containing protein: MSGPQPMRMRRLGRQVHRAPFSVAVAGLLLITAVVTGPLTGPSSGTRLLFGTGYHSAIGLGHWWSPLTSVFLVDNAAELVLAVLGALVLLGAAERLLGTGRTVLAFGVTAVIGTGLGLVLQDLGVAGGELWSRGVRELWALDPFTPILGAIMAASGFAGPLWRRRIRVLTLAATFVFLLYSGQPTDLYRLLAVLAGLVLGVALRPRRREAAWRRSSDHETRTLIGAIVAVLAVGPVVTVVSGGRFGILAPLGLLLTQEVPSANDVVDRCLLRNITRQCVHELTLERVGGVGPILVSLLPLIALLVAAYGLSRGRRFAAWLAIVVNTGMACLGAWYYGLLPVSGQPYSFQWRSGQYWEVAVVLVVSVLVPAGTAIAIALTLRHFPVRTRPGCLRRFALITGGGLLGLSVLYLGLGWLLRDHFRPAVTLLDLVTDLPERFIPVGFLRLERLSFLPGDPPTVALYQWVGPAFWLLVIGGAILALRTGAVGARPEDQARVRRLLLAGGGGSLAHMATWEGTSLWFTDPGSPARSAAVAYRVVNGVAITVAEPIGVDPAAEHARASAIVAAFARMCDDHGWVPVFYSLHDPWRPVFERMGWQTMAVGEETVLRPHDWATTGRKWQDIRSSVNRAHKLGIRAVWTSHRALPLWQSAQIAEISEQWVQEKGLPELGFTLGGLDELRDPEVRLMLAIDAHERILAVTSWLPSYRDGAVIGWTLDFMRRRSGTMNGVMEFLISETAALLKADPTVEFLSLSAAPLARAETLPATREGGSVAERMLDFIGRSLEPVYGFRSLFVFKRKFQPEFHALFLAYPDPVALPAIGVALARAYLPTLTMRQAAAFVRSLT; encoded by the coding sequence ATGAGCGGTCCGCAGCCGATGCGGATGCGCCGGCTGGGCCGCCAAGTTCACCGTGCGCCGTTTTCGGTGGCCGTCGCCGGGCTGCTTCTCATCACCGCCGTGGTCACGGGACCGCTGACCGGCCCCTCTTCCGGGACTCGGCTGCTGTTCGGCACGGGCTACCACTCCGCCATCGGCCTGGGCCACTGGTGGTCGCCGCTCACCTCGGTTTTTCTGGTCGACAACGCCGCTGAACTGGTGCTGGCGGTTCTCGGTGCGCTGGTGCTCCTGGGCGCCGCTGAGCGGCTGCTCGGCACCGGGCGAACTGTGTTGGCCTTCGGCGTGACGGCCGTCATCGGAACCGGCCTCGGGCTGGTTCTGCAGGACCTCGGTGTCGCCGGGGGTGAGCTCTGGTCCCGCGGCGTGCGCGAACTTTGGGCACTCGATCCGTTCACCCCGATCCTGGGTGCGATCATGGCCGCGAGCGGGTTCGCCGGACCACTCTGGCGGCGGCGCATCCGGGTGCTCACCCTGGCCGCCACGTTTGTTTTTCTGCTGTACTCCGGCCAACCCACCGACCTCTATCGCCTGTTGGCCGTCCTCGCCGGCCTGGTCCTCGGTGTCGCACTGCGTCCCCGGCGGCGCGAAGCGGCCTGGCGGCGAAGTTCCGACCACGAGACCCGCACCCTGATCGGTGCGATTGTCGCTGTCCTGGCTGTCGGCCCAGTTGTGACGGTCGTCTCCGGTGGCCGGTTCGGCATCCTGGCCCCACTCGGGCTGCTGCTCACCCAGGAGGTGCCGTCGGCCAACGACGTGGTCGACCGCTGCCTGCTCCGGAATATCACCCGGCAATGTGTTCACGAACTGACCCTCGAGCGAGTCGGTGGGGTCGGGCCCATCCTGGTCAGTCTGCTGCCCCTGATCGCGCTCCTCGTCGCCGCGTATGGGCTCAGCAGGGGCCGTCGCTTCGCTGCGTGGCTGGCGATCGTCGTGAACACCGGGATGGCCTGCCTCGGCGCCTGGTATTACGGGCTGCTCCCCGTCTCCGGGCAGCCGTACTCATTCCAGTGGCGGTCCGGCCAGTACTGGGAGGTCGCGGTGGTGCTGGTCGTGTCGGTACTCGTCCCAGCGGGCACAGCGATTGCGATCGCCCTGACCCTGCGGCATTTTCCCGTTCGCACCCGGCCGGGATGCCTCCGACGCTTCGCGCTGATCACCGGCGGGGGGCTCCTGGGCCTCTCGGTGCTGTACCTGGGGCTCGGATGGCTACTACGCGATCACTTCAGGCCCGCCGTGACGCTGCTGGATCTCGTGACCGATCTGCCCGAGCGTTTCATCCCGGTCGGGTTCCTGCGGTTGGAGCGACTCTCCTTCCTGCCCGGCGACCCGCCGACGGTCGCGCTCTACCAGTGGGTCGGCCCGGCCTTCTGGCTGCTGGTCATCGGCGGTGCGATCCTGGCGCTACGCACCGGCGCCGTCGGCGCGCGGCCGGAGGACCAGGCGCGCGTGCGGAGACTGCTGCTCGCGGGCGGTGGCGGATCGCTCGCGCACATGGCGACCTGGGAAGGTACATCGCTGTGGTTCACCGATCCCGGAAGTCCGGCACGCTCGGCGGCCGTCGCGTACCGAGTCGTCAATGGCGTGGCCATCACGGTTGCGGAGCCGATCGGTGTGGATCCGGCCGCAGAGCATGCCCGGGCATCGGCCATTGTGGCTGCGTTCGCCCGAATGTGCGACGACCATGGCTGGGTCCCGGTGTTCTATTCGCTGCACGATCCCTGGCGACCGGTGTTCGAGCGGATGGGGTGGCAGACGATGGCTGTGGGGGAGGAGACCGTGCTTCGCCCGCATGACTGGGCCACCACCGGCAGGAAGTGGCAGGACATCCGTTCCTCGGTCAACCGGGCCCACAAACTGGGGATCCGCGCGGTCTGGACGTCTCACCGGGCACTCCCGCTCTGGCAGAGTGCGCAGATCGCGGAGATCTCCGAACAGTGGGTGCAGGAGAAGGGCCTGCCGGAACTCGGCTTCACCCTGGGCGGACTCGACGAACTGCGTGACCCGGAAGTGCGCCTGATGCTGGCGATCGACGCACACGAGCGGATCCTGGCGGTCACCAGCTGGCTGCCGAGCTACCGCGACGGTGCCGTGATCGGCTGGACCCTCGATTTCATGCGCCGGCGCTCCGGCACCATGAACGGAGTCATGGAGTTCCTGATCAGCGAGACCGCAGCCCTGCTCAAGGCCGATCCGACGGTCGAATTCCTCAGCCTGTCGGCGGCGCCCTTGGCCAGAGCCGAGACGCTCCCGGCCACCCGAGAGGGCGGCAGCGTGGCCGAACGGATGCTCGATTTCATCGGCCGTTCCCTCGAGCCGGTTTATGGATTCCGGTCGCTCTTCGTGTTCAAGCGCAAGTTCCAGCCCGAGTTCCACGCGTTGTTCCTGGCCTACCCCGACCCCGTGGCGTTGCCGGCAATCGGTGTCGCCCTGGCGCGGGCCTACCTGCCCACTCTCACGATGCGACAGGCCGCGGCCTTCGTGCGGAGCCTGACCTGA
- a CDS encoding histidine kinase, with the protein MAAQGFFTRMAPYRWALEPSLGAVIALAWGSAALAFGSPSSLFVVWFFAIAVALSRLVPIAALVVSAVGIVGAMAVATGDPAGDPATLALLFVSGCLVTWGVGLAGKPAVRFVALGLGLLLSGLITCMLLLSVYVPGQNGLDGMLRFFALLGFRLTEGFLATAVLVGGWVGALVLRARADRRPATDSVDDLTAETWLMSPTSSAWLTGPALFEGRKGFRPLSRRTLAIDLGIAGAFGLVGILFDPRSSLLSLAVLIGLTAALAVRRLSPALALTVAWVTALIQMLGGLPVLGTDVAILAVLYATAAYADRFVRWAGLVSVGVGALLAAGYLSIVLRGVTSLDATMTQADIADIVWSLVAIFIASLAVLGLSWTLGLLMRTWHTARDGRLSQSKAVEEQRLAQRSVVVEQERNRIARDMHDVVAHSLAVVIAQADGARYARAQNPEAVDLALSTISTTARDALGDVRILLTRLRQDDAAGPQPVLADLDRLVAQMRSTGLDIEWTTTGTPTTLGSGAQLAVYRIVQEALTNALRHGDAGRAVYLSLAWTDGWVAVTIDNAVSTTPLTDQSDQAGEIGHGLPGMRERALLAGGSLAAESIGGRFIVAARLPAITTNALVRPAAASLMGEQP; encoded by the coding sequence ATGGCTGCTCAGGGCTTCTTCACGCGCATGGCGCCGTACCGGTGGGCCCTCGAACCCTCCCTCGGAGCCGTGATCGCCCTCGCCTGGGGGAGCGCAGCACTCGCCTTCGGCTCCCCGTCGTCACTCTTCGTGGTCTGGTTCTTCGCGATCGCCGTCGCCCTCTCGAGGCTCGTCCCGATCGCGGCACTTGTGGTCTCCGCTGTGGGGATCGTCGGGGCGATGGCAGTGGCCACCGGCGATCCCGCCGGTGACCCTGCCACCCTGGCACTTCTGTTCGTCAGCGGATGCCTCGTCACCTGGGGCGTCGGCCTGGCCGGGAAACCGGCCGTGCGGTTCGTAGCGCTCGGCCTCGGGCTGCTCCTTAGTGGGCTCATCACGTGCATGTTGCTGCTGTCGGTGTACGTCCCCGGCCAGAACGGTTTGGACGGGATGCTCCGATTCTTCGCGCTGCTCGGCTTCCGGCTCACCGAAGGATTCCTGGCCACCGCGGTTCTGGTCGGCGGCTGGGTGGGCGCGCTGGTGCTGCGCGCTCGCGCGGACCGTCGCCCGGCCACAGACTCCGTCGATGACCTCACGGCGGAGACCTGGCTGATGAGCCCGACCTCCTCGGCCTGGCTGACCGGTCCGGCCCTGTTCGAGGGACGCAAGGGCTTCCGCCCGCTCTCCAGGCGCACCCTCGCCATCGACCTGGGTATCGCGGGAGCATTCGGGCTTGTCGGCATCCTGTTCGACCCGCGCAGCAGCCTGCTGTCTCTCGCCGTGCTCATCGGCCTCACTGCGGCACTCGCGGTGCGCAGACTGTCCCCGGCCCTGGCGCTGACGGTGGCCTGGGTCACCGCCCTGATCCAGATGCTCGGCGGTTTGCCGGTGCTCGGCACCGATGTCGCTATCCTCGCCGTGTTGTACGCCACGGCGGCATACGCGGACAGGTTCGTGCGCTGGGCCGGCCTGGTGTCGGTCGGTGTTGGCGCCTTGCTGGCCGCCGGCTATCTCAGCATCGTCCTCCGCGGGGTGACGTCCCTGGACGCGACGATGACGCAGGCCGACATCGCCGACATCGTCTGGTCGCTGGTCGCCATCTTCATCGCCAGTCTGGCCGTGCTCGGCCTCTCCTGGACCCTCGGTCTGCTCATGCGCACCTGGCATACCGCCAGGGACGGCCGGCTCAGCCAATCCAAAGCCGTGGAAGAACAACGGCTGGCACAGCGCAGTGTGGTCGTCGAGCAGGAACGCAACCGCATCGCCCGTGACATGCACGACGTGGTCGCCCACTCGCTGGCGGTGGTGATCGCGCAGGCCGACGGCGCCAGGTACGCCCGCGCCCAGAACCCTGAGGCCGTCGACCTCGCCCTGAGCACCATCTCCACCACCGCCAGGGATGCCCTCGGCGATGTCCGAATCCTGCTCACGCGACTGCGCCAGGACGACGCCGCCGGACCGCAGCCGGTGCTCGCCGACCTCGATCGACTGGTGGCCCAGATGCGCAGCACCGGCCTCGACATCGAGTGGACGACGACGGGCACCCCCACCACCCTCGGTTCCGGCGCCCAACTGGCGGTCTATCGCATCGTGCAGGAGGCGCTCACCAACGCCCTCCGCCACGGAGACGCAGGTCGGGCGGTATATTTGAGCCTCGCGTGGACGGACGGATGGGTCGCGGTGACGATTGACAACGCAGTGAGCACGACCCCGCTGACCGATCAGTCGGATCAGGCCGGTGAGATCGGCCACGGCCTGCCCGGCATGCGTGAACGAGCCCTCCTCGCCGGCGGTTCCCTGGCCGCAGAGTCCATCGGCGGTCGATTCATCGTGGCGGCCCGGCTGCCGGCCATCACCACCAACGCCCTGGTGCGTCCCGCCGCCGCGAGCCTGATGGGAGAGCAGCCATGA
- a CDS encoding response regulator transcription factor, whose product MSEVPQADAPRIRVALVDDQALFRAGIRMLVSSQADLEFVGEAGNGAAGVTMAAAVHPDVILMDIRMPVMDGIDATTAIIAEAEAAGTPPPRIVVLTTFELDESAGRAIRGGASGFLLKDADPEFLLAAIRTVHAGSAVIAASATRELFAHFDAPAPVQEEPAAFGTLTSRERDIFALAALGLSNAEIAAGEFLSEATVKTHISRILAKLSLRDRVQLVVYAFQHRLTT is encoded by the coding sequence ATGAGCGAGGTTCCTCAGGCCGACGCCCCGCGGATCCGCGTCGCCCTCGTCGACGACCAGGCTCTCTTTCGGGCCGGCATCCGCATGCTGGTGTCCTCGCAGGCCGACCTGGAGTTCGTGGGGGAGGCCGGCAACGGCGCCGCCGGGGTCACCATGGCCGCCGCCGTGCACCCCGACGTGATCCTGATGGACATCAGGATGCCCGTGATGGACGGCATCGACGCCACCACGGCGATCATCGCCGAGGCCGAGGCCGCCGGCACCCCGCCCCCGCGCATCGTGGTGCTCACCACCTTCGAACTCGACGAGAGCGCCGGCCGCGCCATCCGCGGTGGCGCGAGCGGGTTCCTGCTCAAGGACGCCGACCCGGAATTCCTCCTGGCGGCGATCCGCACCGTGCACGCGGGGAGCGCCGTGATCGCGGCCTCGGCCACCCGCGAACTCTTCGCCCATTTCGATGCCCCGGCGCCGGTGCAGGAGGAACCCGCGGCCTTCGGCACCCTGACCAGCCGCGAACGTGACATCTTCGCCCTCGCCGCCCTGGGCCTCAGCAACGCCGAGATCGCCGCGGGAGAGTTCCTCAGCGAGGCCACCGTCAAGACCCACATCAGTCGCATCCTGGCCAAGCTCTCGCTCCGCGACAGGGTGCAGCTCGTCGTCTACGCCTTCCAGCACCGCCTGACGACCTGA
- a CDS encoding ABC transporter ATP-binding protein: MDNTPSDPSASDSSAGERGLAARVASLNKSYGSATTAVTALDDVSIGIRRGQFTAIMGPSGSGKSTLMHIMAGLDTATTGRVWLADTEITGLGDAALTVLRRRRIGFIFQAFNLVPTLDVRGNILLPFALDGRKPNAAERGWIDQLIESLGLGDRLAHRPHELSGGQQQRVAIARALATRPELVFADEPTGNLDSRTGREVLTLLKAASTGYGQSIAMVTHDPVAASYADRILFLADGRVVDDLGRSSADEISRIMLGMEQRA; this comes from the coding sequence ATGGACAACACACCTTCTGACCCCTCCGCTTCGGACTCCTCTGCTGGGGAGCGTGGCCTCGCGGCCCGGGTCGCTTCCCTCAACAAGAGCTACGGATCCGCCACCACCGCGGTAACGGCACTGGACGACGTGTCGATCGGCATCCGGCGCGGCCAGTTCACCGCCATCATGGGCCCCAGTGGCTCCGGCAAGTCCACCCTGATGCACATCATGGCGGGCCTGGACACCGCAACGACCGGGCGGGTCTGGCTCGCCGACACCGAGATCACCGGCCTGGGGGATGCCGCACTCACCGTGCTGCGCCGCCGCCGGATCGGCTTCATCTTCCAGGCCTTCAACCTCGTGCCCACCCTCGACGTGCGCGGCAACATCCTGCTGCCGTTCGCCCTGGACGGCCGGAAGCCGAACGCCGCGGAAAGAGGCTGGATCGACCAGCTGATCGAGTCCCTCGGTCTGGGCGACAGACTGGCGCACCGCCCCCATGAACTCTCCGGCGGGCAGCAGCAGCGCGTCGCCATCGCCAGGGCCCTGGCCACCCGGCCGGAGCTGGTCTTCGCCGACGAGCCCACCGGGAATCTCGATTCCCGGACCGGCCGGGAGGTGCTGACCCTGCTCAAGGCCGCGAGCACGGGGTACGGGCAGAGCATCGCCATGGTCACGCACGATCCCGTGGCGGCGAGCTACGCCGACCGGATCCTGTTCCTCGCCGACGGCAGGGTCGTCGACGACCTGGGCCGCTCCTCCGCCGATGAGATCTCCCGCATCATGCTCGGCATGGAGCAGCGCGCATGA